One genomic window of Vibrio rhizosphaerae includes the following:
- a CDS encoding NADPH-dependent FMN reductase — protein sequence MKIIAFGASTSSASINKALATYAANLVAGAEVQVLDIKNYSVPMFSEDLEKEIGHAEGAKAFLDDLSQADAFVISFAEHNGHHPAAYKNLFDWATRIDRDIFKNKPAVYLATSPGPGGAQSVLAAATASAGFFGGDVKASVSVPSFYDNFDMEKGQITNAAIAAEIEQAVKTLQG from the coding sequence TATTGCGTTTGGTGCGAGTACAAGTTCTGCTTCGATTAATAAAGCATTAGCAACTTATGCGGCGAATTTAGTCGCAGGCGCTGAAGTTCAGGTGCTTGATATCAAAAACTATTCAGTACCGATGTTCAGCGAAGATCTAGAAAAAGAAATCGGTCATGCCGAAGGCGCGAAGGCTTTTCTGGATGATTTGTCACAGGCGGATGCATTTGTTATTTCTTTCGCAGAACACAATGGTCATCATCCGGCTGCTTATAAGAATCTGTTTGACTGGGCGACTCGGATTGATCGGGATATCTTCAAGAATAAACCGGCGGTTTATTTGGCGACATCTCCGGGGCCGGGCGGGGCTCAGTCCGTATTGGCTGCCGCAACTGCTTCTGCCGGTTTCTTTGGCGGTGATGTCAAAGCGTCGGTTTCTGTACCGAGCTTCTATGACAATTTCGATATGGAAAAAGGTCAAATCACCAATGCAGCTATTGCGGCTGAAATTGAGCAAGCAGTTAAGACTTTACAGGGATAA